GGGCCATGTTGAACTCACGTCACAAATGATTGGATTGCGGACATCCTAATGGTTTTGCGAGGACGCGGCTATCTGCGTGGTTCGTCTCATCCATTGGAGCCATGCATGCCTCCCGCCGTCCTCGCGCTCACCGCCGGTGCCTTCGGTATCGGCACCACCGAATTCATCATCATGGGCCTGCTGCTCCAGGTCGCCGCCGACATGCATGTGTCCGTGCCGGTCGCGGGCCTGCTCATCTCCGGCTATGCGCTCGGCGTGTTCGTTGGCGCGCCCGTGCTGACGCTGGCGACACGGCGGATGCCACGGAAGACCGTGCTGCTGGCGCTGATGGCGATCTTTACGTTCGGCAATGCGGCCTGCGCGCTGGCTCCCAACTACGAGCTCTTGATGGCGGCGCGGGTGCTGACATCGCTCGCGCACGGCACCTTCTTCGGCGTCGGTTCGGTGGTGGCGACCAGCCTGGTCGCCGAGGACAGGCGCGCTTCAGCGATATCAACCATGTTCATAGGCCTTACGGTCGCAACCCTGCTCGGTGTGCCCTTCGGTGCCTGGTTCGGCCTGATGCTTGGGTGGCGCGCGGCGTTCTGGGCGGTGACGGTGATCGGCGTGATCGCCTTTGCGGTGGTAGCGGTGCTTGTGCCCAACCATGTTGGTCATGGCGACAAGCCTGTCTCGCTCGCTGAAGAAGTGGCAGTGCTTGGCCGCCCGCAGGTGTTGCTTGGCCTTGCCATGACTGTGTTCGGCTTTGCCGGCCTGTTCGTCGTCTTCACCTATATCCAGCCGATCCTGACGCGCTTCACCGGCTTCTCGGAAGCGGCGGTATCCCCGATCCTGCTGGTGTTCGGCGTCGGGCTTGCGATCGGCAATGTCGCCGGCGGCAGGTTCGCCGATCGCGGGCTCGCCCGCGCCCTGCTTGGCACGCTGGCCGCGCTCGCCATCGTGCTGGTCGGTCTTGCGGCCGTGCTGTCGGTCAAGATCCCGACCGTTGCGCTGATCCTGCTGCTCGGCATCGCGGCGTTCGCGACCGTTGCGCCGCTCCAGTTGCGCGTGCTGGAGGCGGCCGGTCCGAGCGGCCGTACCCTGGCTTCGAGCCTCAACATCGCCGCCTTCAATCTGGGCAACGCGCTTGGCGCCTGGGCCGGCGGCCTCACGATCGATCGCGGGCTCAGTCTCTCCACGCTGCCGCTGGTTGCGGCCGGGATCACGGTGATCGGACTCGTGCTGGCGCTGTGGAGCCTTCAACTCGATCGCAGCCAGACCGCCCTCGCGGCGTACCCGGCGGAATAGGGGAGGATTACATGGAATATCGCAATCTCGGCGTCTCCGGACTCAAGGTGCCGGTTCTCAGCTTCGGTACCGGTACCTTTGGTGGCCAGGGTCCACTGTTCTCGGCCTGGGGCCGCAGCGGCGTCGACGAGGCGCGCCGGCTTGTCGACATCTGTCTCGAGGCCGGCGTCAATCTGTTCGACAGCGCCGACGTCTATTCGAACGGTGCCTCCGAAGAAATTCTCGGCGCCGCCATCAAGGGCCGGCGCGACAAGGTACTGATCTCGACCAAGATGAGCCTGCCGATGGGCGATGGTCCGCAGGATGCCGGCTCGTCGCGGCATCGCCTGCTCTCTTCGGTCGAGGCGGCACTGCGGCGGCTTGGCACTGATTATGTCGATCTGCTCCAGCTTCACGCCTTCGACGCGTTCACGCCGATCGAGGAGGTGTTGTCCACGCTCGATGCGCTCGTGCGTGCCGGCAAGCTGCGCTATGTCGGCGTCTCCAATTTTGCCGGTTGGCAATTGATGAAATCGCTGGCGGTTGCCGATCGCAACCGCTGGCCACGCTATGTCGCGCACCAGGTCTATTACTCGCTGCTCGGCCGCGACTATGAGTGGGAGTTGATGCCGCTCGCGCGTGACCAGGGTGTCGGCGCGCTGGTGTGGAGCCCGCTTGGCTGGGGCCGTCTTACCGGCAAGATCCGGCGCGATCGGCCTTTGCCGCCAGACAGCCGCCTGCACGCGACGGCGCAATTCGGCCCACCCGTGGACGAGCAGCGGCTTTATGCCATCGTCGAAGTGCTCGACGCGATCGCCGCCGAGACCGGCCGAACCGTGCCGCAGGTCGCGATCGCCTGGCTGCTGTCGCGCCCCACGGTCTCTTCGGTGATCGTCGGCGCCCGCGATGAGGCGCAGCTCCGCGACAATCTTGGTGCGGTCGGCTGGTCGTTGAGCGCGGATCAGCTCAAGCGCCTCGACGAGGTCAGTGCGGTGATGCCGCCTTATCCCTATTATCCCTATCGCATCCAGGACGGGTTTGCGCGGTTGAACCCGCCACTTGTGTGAGTCCATCGATCCCCGACAATTTGCCGCATTGGCGGCCGCCGCCAATGCGCCATGCAGAAACGCCGCTGTACATGTCCGATTGCCGTCCGTAACCTCCGCAACGCAATCTTGGGAGGTGCGACGTGGCGAAGAAGACGGCGAGCAAGAAGAAAAGCGCTTCAAGGAAAGTAGCAAAGACCGCGAGCAAGAAAGCCACCGTCCGCAAGGGCGCTGCCGCGAGGCCGGCCAAGAAGGCCGTCAAGACTTCTGTCAAGAACGCCGGGGCGCGCCGCCCCAAGGGACCGGCCTGGCAGTGGTCGGCGGTCGACACCGCCGCGGCGATTCGATCGGGCGCCATCTCCGCGATCGAGACTGTCGAGGCGCATCTGGAGCGGATGCATGCCGTCAATCCCAGGCTGAATGCGGTCGTCGTGGACCTCGGCGAGGACGCCTTGAAGGCCGCGCACGCAGCAGACAAGCAGCGCGCCAAGGGCGGTGAGCTCGGCCTCCTGCACGGCGTGCCCATCACCATCAAGGAGAACGTCGATTACGAGGGCCGCCCCAATTTCAACGGCGTTCCCGCCAACAGGGATCTCATCGCACCGTCGGATTCGCCCGTTGTCCGAAACCTGAAGAAAGCAGGCGCGATCGTCATCGGCCTCACCAACACGCCTGAATTCTCCTTCCGCGGCTTCACCGACAATCCGCTGCATGGGCTGACGCTCAATCCCTGGGACCCGAACATCACGTGCGGCGGCTCCTCGGGCGGCGCGGGATCGGCGGTGGCGGCCGGCATCGGCACCATTGCGCATGGCAACGACATCGGCGGCTCGCTGCGCTGGCCGGCGCATTGCAATGGCATCGCCACGATCAAGCCGACGCAGGGCCGCATCCCTGCCTTCAACGCAAGCGCGACGGCGGAGCGGCCGATGCTGGCGCATCTGATGTCGGCGCAGGGACCACTCGCCCGCCATGTCGGTGACGTCCGTCTGGCGTTGGAAGTCATGAGCGAGCGCGATCCGCGAGATCCCTGGTGGGTGCCGGCACCCCTGACAGGGCCGAAGCCGAAAGGACCGATCAAGGTCGCGCTGGCCAGGATCCCCGATGACATGAAGGTCGATCCGTCGGTCAGTGCGGCGCTGCGTCAGGCCGCGGATCATCTTGAGCGTTCCGGCTATCGCGTCAGCGAGGTCGACGTGCCCGACATCAACGGTGTCTGGCAGACCTGGTGCGACATCATCACCAACGAGACGGTGGTGATGCAGGAAGCGGGCATGCTGAAGGTGACGTCCGAAGACTTCCACAAGGCGTGGGGCGGCATGAAGACCAAGGCCAATGTCCTCGATCTCAAGGCCTGGATGCAGGCGACGGCGGCGCGCAACGGCCATATCCGTGCCTGGCAGCTGTTCTTCGAGGAATATCCGGTGGTGCTGGCGCCGACCACGGTGAAGCCGACGCCGGGCCCGCGCGAGGACACCGTCAGCGCCGAGCGCGTGAAAGAGATCTTCTGGGGCGAGATCCGCTTCATCTCCGCGATCAACGTGCTGGGTCTGCCCGGCGCCGTGGTGCCGGTGGCCATGCATGACGGCAAGCCGATCGGCGTGCAACTGATCGCGGGCCGCTACCGCGAGGATCTTGCGCTGGACGCAGCCGCCGCGATCGAGAAGCGCGCGGGCGTGCTAGCCCATCGGCTCTGGGAAACGATGGCCTGACGTGGCGTTCGAGGCCTCGTGTGCCCGCACGAAGCCTCTTGCAGCATCGTGGCGGCGTCATCGCGCGGGCTTCCCGATGACGCCGGCGAAGTGGTTAATCCAAATTGACTCAAATTTTAGCCAATTCACCAACAACCATTAGGGTTACTTCCTCGATCTCTAAGCGAATTATTGTCCGCTTTACCAGCCGCCTCTAACAGAGGGACAGCGGACAACGCACATGCCTCGTACAGGCCAATAAGTGCGGCCCGCTCCACGCGGAGGTGGTACGATGCGCAACGAAACGATCGCGATTCACGCCGGCTACGAGCCCGAAGCCACCACGCACGCGGTTGCGGTGCCGATCTACCAGACCGCGGCCTACGCCTTCGACAGCGCCGACCACGGCGCCGCGCTCTTCAATCTCGAGGCCGAAGGTTTCCGCTACAGCCGCATCGCCAATCCGACCAGTGCGGTGCTGGAGAAGCGCATCGCCGAGCTCGAAGGTGGCGTCGGTGCACTCGCGGTCGCGACCGGCCAGGCCGCCCTTCATTTCGCTTTCGTCAACGTCGCCGACCACGGCGGCAACATCGTGTCCGTGCCGCAGCTCTACGGCACCACGCACACGCTGCTTTCGCACATCCTGCCGCGCCAGGGCATCACCGGCCGCTTCGCCGAGAGCGATGCGCCTGATGCGATCGCAAAGCTGATCGACGAGAACACCCGCGCGGTGTTCGCCGAGACCATCGGCAATCCCGCCGGCAATGTCTGCGACATCGAGGCGCTGGCTAAGATCGCGCACGCGCATGGCGTGCCGCTGATCGTCGACAACACGGTCGCAACGCCCATTCTGCTCAAGCCGTTCGACTACGGCGCCGACATCGCAGTGCATTCGCTGACCAAGTTCTTGGGTGGCCACGGCACCACGCTCGGCGGGGCCATCGTCGATTCCGGCAACTTCCCCTGGGCGAAGCATGCCGACCGTTTCCCGGGCTACAACAAGCCGGATGCCTCCTATCACGGCCTCGTCTATGCCGAGCGTTTCGGCAAGACTG
Above is a window of Bradyrhizobium manausense DNA encoding:
- a CDS encoding O-acetylhomoserine aminocarboxypropyltransferase/cysteine synthase family protein translates to MRNETIAIHAGYEPEATTHAVAVPIYQTAAYAFDSADHGAALFNLEAEGFRYSRIANPTSAVLEKRIAELEGGVGALAVATGQAALHFAFVNVADHGGNIVSVPQLYGTTHTLLSHILPRQGITGRFAESDAPDAIAKLIDENTRAVFAETIGNPAGNVCDIEALAKIAHAHGVPLIVDNTVATPILLKPFDYGADIAVHSLTKFLGGHGTTLGGAIVDSGNFPWAKHADRFPGYNKPDASYHGLVYAERFGKTAYIERARSIYQRTMGSVLSPFNAFLLLQGIETVALRMERHCENARKVAEFLRNDPRVAWVNYTGFPDSPYYPLVQKYLDGNASSLFTFGIKGGMEAGKAFYDALKLITRLVNIGDAKSLACHPASTTHRQMPAEHQRIAGVLPETIRLSIGIEHAADIIEDIDQALEKACPAARLQAAE
- a CDS encoding MFS transporter, which produces MPPAVLALTAGAFGIGTTEFIIMGLLLQVAADMHVSVPVAGLLISGYALGVFVGAPVLTLATRRMPRKTVLLALMAIFTFGNAACALAPNYELLMAARVLTSLAHGTFFGVGSVVATSLVAEDRRASAISTMFIGLTVATLLGVPFGAWFGLMLGWRAAFWAVTVIGVIAFAVVAVLVPNHVGHGDKPVSLAEEVAVLGRPQVLLGLAMTVFGFAGLFVVFTYIQPILTRFTGFSEAAVSPILLVFGVGLAIGNVAGGRFADRGLARALLGTLAALAIVLVGLAAVLSVKIPTVALILLLGIAAFATVAPLQLRVLEAAGPSGRTLASSLNIAAFNLGNALGAWAGGLTIDRGLSLSTLPLVAAGITVIGLVLALWSLQLDRSQTALAAYPAE
- a CDS encoding amidase family protein codes for the protein MAKKTASKKKSASRKVAKTASKKATVRKGAAARPAKKAVKTSVKNAGARRPKGPAWQWSAVDTAAAIRSGAISAIETVEAHLERMHAVNPRLNAVVVDLGEDALKAAHAADKQRAKGGELGLLHGVPITIKENVDYEGRPNFNGVPANRDLIAPSDSPVVRNLKKAGAIVIGLTNTPEFSFRGFTDNPLHGLTLNPWDPNITCGGSSGGAGSAVAAGIGTIAHGNDIGGSLRWPAHCNGIATIKPTQGRIPAFNASATAERPMLAHLMSAQGPLARHVGDVRLALEVMSERDPRDPWWVPAPLTGPKPKGPIKVALARIPDDMKVDPSVSAALRQAADHLERSGYRVSEVDVPDINGVWQTWCDIITNETVVMQEAGMLKVTSEDFHKAWGGMKTKANVLDLKAWMQATAARNGHIRAWQLFFEEYPVVLAPTTVKPTPGPREDTVSAERVKEIFWGEIRFISAINVLGLPGAVVPVAMHDGKPIGVQLIAGRYREDLALDAAAAIEKRAGVLAHRLWETMA
- a CDS encoding aldo/keto reductase gives rise to the protein MEYRNLGVSGLKVPVLSFGTGTFGGQGPLFSAWGRSGVDEARRLVDICLEAGVNLFDSADVYSNGASEEILGAAIKGRRDKVLISTKMSLPMGDGPQDAGSSRHRLLSSVEAALRRLGTDYVDLLQLHAFDAFTPIEEVLSTLDALVRAGKLRYVGVSNFAGWQLMKSLAVADRNRWPRYVAHQVYYSLLGRDYEWELMPLARDQGVGALVWSPLGWGRLTGKIRRDRPLPPDSRLHATAQFGPPVDEQRLYAIVEVLDAIAAETGRTVPQVAIAWLLSRPTVSSVIVGARDEAQLRDNLGAVGWSLSADQLKRLDEVSAVMPPYPYYPYRIQDGFARLNPPLV